A window of Ananas comosus cultivar F153 linkage group 4, ASM154086v1, whole genome shotgun sequence contains these coding sequences:
- the LOC109708506 gene encoding protein PALE CRESS, chloroplastic isoform X1 yields MAAKIACALPTLFLQSPSSSDLNPRHFQNLIPSFPQRRLKIFGLSHPLPLRVTAMRNSKEEYITGENKCSSWLPQEFYDDEWQTRQREKTKEWHAYRQKEEKEEERRTNEYREIGTRLKGYPEEEVHKARILVSSFIRSGEEIEEKIVEAAEKGELTELVLMVIWNRRDLAQRDDEKDVIRSLDLLYRRVETEILRRESTPSMRLLNDLLNLHDGFDNEGWLKDCRKHMMDIFPREEPFSMFLPAGFDLESHQGRIGLPPEGDVLLRIDFVREVDTLLQEVRAEQSSMQPQQQGLDPESVANRLKQQEKQQTIRQVEALLELAISLKW; encoded by the exons ATGGCAGCTAAAATCGCCTGCGCCCTGCCCACGCTGTTCCTCCAGTCGCCTTCGTCGTCCGATTTAAACCCCAGACATTTCCAGAATCTTATTCCATCATTTCCTCAGCGTCGTCTCAAAATTTTTGGATTGTCTCACCCCCTCCCACTACGAG ttACGGCTATGCGCAACAGCAAGGAAGAGTATATCACTGGAGAGAATAAGTGCAGTAGTTGGCTCCCACAAGAGTTCTACGATGAT GAGTGGCAAACACGACAACGAGAGAAAACCAAGGAGTGGCATGCATATCgccaaaaggaagaaaaagaagaggagagaaggaCAAATGAATATAGAGAAATAGGGACACGCTTGAAAGGATACCCTGAGGAGGAAGTTCACAAAGCGAGGATATTGGTTTCAAGTTTCATAAGATCTGGTGAAGAAATTGAGGAG aaAATTGTAGAGGCTGCTGAGAAGGGTGAGCTTACTGAGCTTGTTCTAATGGTCATTTGGAATCGGCGTGATCTCGCACAACGTGAT GATGAAAAGGATGTCATCCGAAGCCTGGACCTCTTATACCGGCGGGTTGAG ACGGAAATACTGAGGAGAGAATCAACACCTTCTATGAGATTGCTTAATGACCTTCTGAACCTTCATGACGGATTTGATAATGAAGGGTGGCTGAAGGACTGTAGAAAGCACATGATGGACATTTTCCCCCGAGAGGAACCTTTTAGTATGTTTCTTCCAGCTGGTTTTGACCTGGAAAGT CATCAAGGGCGCATAGGGCTGCCACCTGAGGGTGATGTTCTGTTGAGGATTGACTTTGTAAGGGAGGTGGACACTCTGCTTCAGGAAGTCCGAGCTGAGCAAAGCAGTATGCAGCCTCAGCAGCAAGGGCTGGACCCAGAATCTGTAGCTAACCGGTTGAAGCAGCAGGAGAAGCAGCAGACCATCCGTCAAGTGGAGGCTCTCTTAGAGTTGGCTATCTCATTGAAGTGGTGA
- the LOC109708506 gene encoding protein PALE CRESS, chloroplastic isoform X3 — translation MAAKIACALPTLFLQSPSSSDLNPRHFQNLIPSFPQRRLKIFGLSHPLPLRVTAMRNSKEEYITGENKCSSWLPQEFYDDEWQTRQREKTKEWHAYRQKEEKEEERRTNEYREIGTRLKGYPEEEVHKARILVSSFIRSGEEIEEKIVEAAEKGELTELVLMVIWNRRDLAQRDDEKDVIRSLDLLYRRVETEILRRESTPSMRLLNDLLNLHDGFDNEGWLKDCRKHMMDIFPREEPFTSRAHRAAT, via the exons ATGGCAGCTAAAATCGCCTGCGCCCTGCCCACGCTGTTCCTCCAGTCGCCTTCGTCGTCCGATTTAAACCCCAGACATTTCCAGAATCTTATTCCATCATTTCCTCAGCGTCGTCTCAAAATTTTTGGATTGTCTCACCCCCTCCCACTACGAG ttACGGCTATGCGCAACAGCAAGGAAGAGTATATCACTGGAGAGAATAAGTGCAGTAGTTGGCTCCCACAAGAGTTCTACGATGAT GAGTGGCAAACACGACAACGAGAGAAAACCAAGGAGTGGCATGCATATCgccaaaaggaagaaaaagaagaggagagaaggaCAAATGAATATAGAGAAATAGGGACACGCTTGAAAGGATACCCTGAGGAGGAAGTTCACAAAGCGAGGATATTGGTTTCAAGTTTCATAAGATCTGGTGAAGAAATTGAGGAG aaAATTGTAGAGGCTGCTGAGAAGGGTGAGCTTACTGAGCTTGTTCTAATGGTCATTTGGAATCGGCGTGATCTCGCACAACGTGAT GATGAAAAGGATGTCATCCGAAGCCTGGACCTCTTATACCGGCGGGTTGAG ACGGAAATACTGAGGAGAGAATCAACACCTTCTATGAGATTGCTTAATGACCTTCTGAACCTTCATGACGGATTTGATAATGAAGGGTGGCTGAAGGACTGTAGAAAGCACATGATGGACATTTTCCCCCGAGAGGAACCTTTTA CATCAAGGGCGCATAGGGCTGCCACCTGA
- the LOC109708506 gene encoding protein PALE CRESS, chloroplastic isoform X2, producing MAAKIACALPTLFLQSPSSSDLNPRHFQNLIPSFPQRRLKIFGLSHPLPLRVTAMRNSKEEYITGENKCSSWLPQEFYDDEWQTRQREKTKEWHAYRQKEEKEEERRTNEYREIGTRLKGYPEEEVHKARILVSSFIRSGEEIEEKIVEAAEKGELTELVLMVIWNRRDLAQRDDEKDVIRSLDLLYRRVEHQGRIGLPPEGDVLLRIDFVREVDTLLQEVRAEQSSMQPQQQGLDPESVANRLKQQEKQQTIRQVEALLELAISLKW from the exons ATGGCAGCTAAAATCGCCTGCGCCCTGCCCACGCTGTTCCTCCAGTCGCCTTCGTCGTCCGATTTAAACCCCAGACATTTCCAGAATCTTATTCCATCATTTCCTCAGCGTCGTCTCAAAATTTTTGGATTGTCTCACCCCCTCCCACTACGAG ttACGGCTATGCGCAACAGCAAGGAAGAGTATATCACTGGAGAGAATAAGTGCAGTAGTTGGCTCCCACAAGAGTTCTACGATGAT GAGTGGCAAACACGACAACGAGAGAAAACCAAGGAGTGGCATGCATATCgccaaaaggaagaaaaagaagaggagagaaggaCAAATGAATATAGAGAAATAGGGACACGCTTGAAAGGATACCCTGAGGAGGAAGTTCACAAAGCGAGGATATTGGTTTCAAGTTTCATAAGATCTGGTGAAGAAATTGAGGAG aaAATTGTAGAGGCTGCTGAGAAGGGTGAGCTTACTGAGCTTGTTCTAATGGTCATTTGGAATCGGCGTGATCTCGCACAACGTGAT GATGAAAAGGATGTCATCCGAAGCCTGGACCTCTTATACCGGCGGGTTGAG CATCAAGGGCGCATAGGGCTGCCACCTGAGGGTGATGTTCTGTTGAGGATTGACTTTGTAAGGGAGGTGGACACTCTGCTTCAGGAAGTCCGAGCTGAGCAAAGCAGTATGCAGCCTCAGCAGCAAGGGCTGGACCCAGAATCTGTAGCTAACCGGTTGAAGCAGCAGGAGAAGCAGCAGACCATCCGTCAAGTGGAGGCTCTCTTAGAGTTGGCTATCTCATTGAAGTGGTGA